TCCGTTCCAACAATGTAGGAGGGAAAAGGGCAAAGCGGTGCTACCTTTGAGGTCCTCAGCCAAGAACGGCAACTCATCTGGAACCGATTTGAATCCCAATCTCTCGATCGCTCGCCTCACCCTGCCCTCCACTTGGCAGGACTTTAAACAGGTGTGCCACTGTGCATCCCTCAATGATGTAGCTGGACTGGGTCATTCAGCCCACAGAGGTTCAACAAGGTGTGTGTGCGTAGGAGACAACTTCCATTGTCCCCAGCGGGAGCTCACACCTACTCTATCACATCAGATAGGAAAGCAACACAAATATCCATTAAAGCAGGATACACTGCACGACAGCACACACATTGGGAATTAACTCAGCATCCCCATATTCTCAGTACAGAGTTTCACATTATGTTGTGGTTATGAACGATTGAATTGCTAGAGAACACAGTAAAATATTGTATCAAAGAAGGGAAAAAAAGACCTTGCTGTCTTGTTAACTTAGGGTAGGTGTGAATGTTTCATTTATTGTTAAGGAAATGTTTATGTGAATTCCCTCAGTAGCAGTGTGGGCTGAAAGAGTCTTAATTTATTAATGAAAATGTGCAGTATGCTGCTATATGGTTTCACTTTGCTTATTGATGTTTTCGGTACCTTTCCCAACATGTTGAGTTGTGTCATTTGTTGTGTATAAatccagttgaaagggagctgcTACTTCCATACAGACGCCCCTTCAAGCTTACGCCAGCAGGACATATTCACACAGATTATAGACTGGCTGCTGCGTATGTCTGTTTGTATGACTAGCATAAAGTGTGACACTCATAAAACTGTTCTAGACCATTGAGGAAGCCAACAACAGTATAGGTCAGACTACTTTCATTAATATCAAACCATATTTACCTTTATAAGAAGGGATTTGGAAAATTTTACAAAAGCTTTAAAAAACCGTCTAAGGAAACTAGTCAGAAAGAAATAGTGAAAAGAGTTAAGAGGGGTTCACTTGATTAGGACATGACAGAATACAGGTATTGGATGTATTGTATAACCTACACATGCATCAAGTTGCCAGGTGGGTAAGTATGTTATACAATACATCCCTAAAATTATGCTTTTGCCTGTTAgttttattgaaatgtataaTCTCGCTATTCTGTTTTGGGCCTCGATCAAGCAATGGCGTTTTTGTTGAACTGTGGGTTTGCTTGGTGTTGCGGATTACAATAATGTCCACTAGGGCCTTGGGTGACATCCTCAAATTCCTTTCGAACCCGGGTCCCTAGGGGTGAAAGGATTGTGAACCATCTGTACCACCTGCACTGGCAAAATGATTGATGCATCTGACGAACAACAGTGCCAGACTAATGAAATGACagcttttgtgtttgaattgtgtTGTGGTTATATGCTTTACGCACATGAAGAGTacttgtgagaaaaaaaaagcatttgatacCATTCAATGCTGCAACAGGTGCATTTTGTTcctctgctgtttgtttgtttaattatatgtTATGATTATCTGAAGCACAACGCATAAACATTAACAATCAGTGAGTGGACTAAGTATCAGTGAGCTGAGCACTAACCCCCCATGCTGGGCCTCCCACACGATCACCGCAGTAACACATTCTGCGTATTGTTTAATAATAACCCAGACGGCATTCTGATAAGTACTTTGATTAATTAATACAACAATAGCCTCTGTGTGTGTTCAGAAATCAGAGAAGATCCATTCCGAGAAATCTGTTTAGCCAGATGATGCCGAGTTCAACTCAGTGCAGTCACATTTTTGTGGCCgggcattttctttctttctttctttctttctttctttctttctttctttctttctttaaatgcACACATTCATAGTGCCCTTCTGTATGACAAGTGCATGACTTGGAAGGGATTCAAagtgttattttaaaatgcaacggtTTAATCTTTAGGATCATTCTTAACATTCAGGGGGTTTTCCCAGAACCCCACGCTATAAAGGCACCAATACCAGAAAGTGAGAGCCTTGCTAATGAAACATCGTGGACTGACTGTCAGCTTGAGACATGGCTGCTTTCATTATTAGGAAGCACGTATTCCAACCAGGGGAGGTGAGGGGGGCCCTGTGGTTGCTAAGTGAGTGTGTTACTCATTATGCTAAAAGAGCAATTCTGTTGCGGTATTGAGGCTGAACATCCTCAATAACTGGTAAATATACCCTCAACATGAGGCATTATAAGCCAGGTGTGGGTATGGAATATCACagtcatcttcttcttcttcttcttcttcttcttcttcttcttcttgtaacTTCATatcctgtttcagtcatcacatccttaTGGCTAGTTTAAAAAACCCCTGTGGCCTAAAAAGGGCTCTTCAACATGTCTTCTCTCCAAGTCCAGCTGGTACGGCACTTTAAGGGAGACTTAAATACAGCATACCTACATTGTGCTTGTTACATAAGCAGAATACTTCACCATCGTTActggagtgctgtgtttatttcacttatGAGGACAGCCGTAAACAGCCCACTCACCCCCTTCAGAGACTCATCGGTTAGTTGACTTTTTGTGGAACTGCAGTACCCCATGAACATGCATAGAGTATGCTCTAAATAAGGCTGTTCACAAGattggggcggggggggggggggggggggggcgtgagtTACTGTAGGTGTTGTTATCTGTAGTGTTATATacagttgtgtgcaaatttattagaacacaccATTGCTTCTGTcattgtttaagatgcctaattaaagcacaaagtggtcaaaCATTTTTACAcgtgagtgcctattgtttctacatCACTGACTACAGACCGGAACAGCCCTTCACCACTGAATTGAAATGCTACTGTGGAACAGCCCTTCAATGCTGAATTGAAATGCTACTGTGGAACAGACCTTCAATGCTGAATTGAAATGCTACTGTGGAACAGACCTTCAATGCTGAATTGAAATGCTACTGTGGAACAGCCCTTCAATGCTGAATTGAAATGCTACTGTGGAACAGTCCTTCAATGCTGAATTGAAATGCTACTGTGGAACAGTCCTTCAATGCTGAATTGAAATGCTACTGTGGAACAGCCCTTCAATGCTGAATTGAAATGCTACTGTGGAACAGCCCTTCAATGATGAATTGAAATGCTACTGTGGAACAGTCCTTCACTGCTGAATTGGAATGCTACTGTGGAACAGTCCTTCAATGCTGAATTGAAATGCTACTGTGGAACAGTCCTTCAATGCTGAATTGAAATGCTACTGTGGAACAGTCCTTCACTGCTGAATTGGAATGCTACTGTGGAACAGTCCTTCAATGCTGAATTGAAATGCTACTGTGGAACAGTCCTTCAATGCTGAATTGAAATGCTACTGTGGAACAGCCCTTCAATTCTGAATTGGAATACTGTTGTGGAACAGCCCTTCAATGCTGAATTGAAATGCTACTGTGGAACAGTCCTTCAATGATGAATTGGAATGCTACTGTGGAACAGCCCTTCAATGCTGAATTGAAATGCTACTGTGGAACAGTCCTTCACCACTGAATTGAAATGCTACTGTGGAACAGTCCTTCAATGATGAATTGGAATGCTACTGTGGAACAGCCCTTCAATGCTGAATTGGAATACTGCTGTGGAACAGCCCTTCACCACTGAATTGAAATGCTACTGTGGAACAGCCCTTCAATGCTGAATTGGAATGCTGCTGTGGAACAGCCCTTCAATGCTGAATTGAAATGCTACTGTGGAACAGTCCTTCAATGCTGAATTGGAATGCTACTGTGGAACAGCGCTTCACCACTGAATTGAAATGCTACTGGGGAACAGTCCTTCAATGCTGAATTGGAATGCTACTGTGGAACAGCCCTTCAATGCTGAATTGAAATGCTACTGTGGAACAGTCCTCCAATGCTGAATTGAAATGCTACTGTGGAACAGTCCTTCAATGTTGAATTGAAATGCTACTGTGGAACAGCCCTTCAATGCTGAATTGAAATGCTACTGTGGAACAGTCCTCCAATGCTGAATTGAAATGCTACTGTGGAACAGTCCTTCAATGCTGAATTGAAATGCTACTGTGGAACAGCCCTTCAATGCTGAATTGGAATGTGTACCTTCAGTTCcttaaccccttcaggtacacaaggaattgagcagctcttcaaacagtttcttctcaAAATACAATTGAGTGTGACTCAAGTATTACGAGGAGACTGACTGATTTGGATGAccagatacaacctcaattataaATCCTGTTTCATGCCCCTCATTTGTGGGACACATAGGTCCCTTTAACCTCAAAGAGTTAAAGGCAAACCCAAATgtccatacatttaaaaataataataagaaagctAAAAATAAGCCAGGAGGGCTGTGTTTAACTGGTAAAATTCACAGCGTTTGATCTTTATATCTTTGACAGAAGCCAGGAGACCTGTCTCTTACTGCAAGtagattttaattaaatgtacacaccttttgcattttttaaagtataagtctgcttttatatttatattcctgtctaaaataatattgttgtgtgcCCTGTTATGTaagtaaataaagtaaataaagtaATTATTCACAAAATGCAAGCTGCATTTACAGATGTACTCAATATAATGTTCCTTCTTTAAaaatgctgttgttgttttactttgtttAGAGCTAGGTATTTAATTTTCTAAAGAGATTCCACATCACTTTGATACTGTACAATCAATTAGATGAGTGCTTAAAAGCATCAATGTGCACCAATCTCACAGAGTAGTGGCAATAACAATGCACAGCTACCCTTTTAATGATGTGTAACGGGTGTTTGTATTTTTTGATCTGGTATTTTTTGAGGACTTGTTTTAATCTCAACAGTTTGATTAAGCAAGTGGAATACCTAACCGTACAGTTTGATTCACACATTTCACTGTTATTTTCCTTGTTTAACCAGCAGGTTGATTCACACATTTCACTGTTATTTTCCTTGTTTAACCAGCAGTTTGCTGCATTCAGTTTCTCCAAGTTGTGAGCTGTGATCTTGGGTATCGAGAGCTGTTGCCGGGTCAGTGACTGGCGTGTGGGCTTGTACTGGGTTATGTATTAatatgtgctgctgctgctgctgctgatgatgatgatgatgatgatgatgatggtgatgatgatgatgatgatgatgatgatgcagtgACGATGCTCTGATCGTTATGTGTCTCCAGCTTCTCGTAGCTCCCTCTTTCTATGTACATCTAAATCACAGGCTATATTTGGATTGGATGATGTCACAGGTGGGTAAGGTGTGAAGCATATATAACTCCTGCAATCTCTTGAAGCTCAGAGAAACTGAAGCCTAGGTCCAGCACACACCAGACCCTGCTGCAGAACTAGGCTGGACCTGTTCCTTTACTTAACCCTGATTCCAAGATACTAATAGTAAGTGAATGCCTTTATTTGTGTGCCTACCTGCTGTAGAATTCTAAATAGCACAGATTCCTTCTACCGGTACAGAACCCTACAGGCACATGCTCATGTTTAGCTTATACATTTTGAACGTTTAATTATGGGGCATTGAAAGTCATTTTTCAATCGTATTGAAAAGATGCTTATATTATGGTAGGCTGGTTTTCTGCTTTAAATGTATGTAGTTTTGCATAGGTTTTGTAATTGCTTTCATTGTCAGGACAATTAATGATACTGTGATGATTGCTCTGGTTTTCAGAAGTGTACAATGTGTTACTTGAGGCTGTCTACTGTTCTCATTGTGCTGTCTATGACTCTAAACTGTCTCAGCGCCACCACGGCAAACAGGTCAGTAACACACTGCATTCAGTAACAAAACTGTCATATTGCACTCGTCTTAAATACATATACTTCTGTTTCACTAGCTGTACCTTCCAATCTCATAACTTCTTATTTTCTTCAGATTGCACTTCAATCACTTTTCCTTCCTCTAATCTGGATACATGTAtcttttgtttgtcatttttgcgTTTGGAACATTGTCACAAAATAAGactactaattatatatatatatacatatatattccCCTAGTATTGCAATATGAAGTGactgtgatttatttttctctttggaAACCATTAAGGCAGTATTTTATGGCAGCATGTGTTTCTTTGTCCCCTGCCTGATTCAAGGGAGCAGTCTGATGTTCGACCAGGCAGAGAGAGCTGGCTGCTGCCTGGCTTCGCAAAAAACTCCTTCATCAGCCTCACCGCTACAGAGCCAGAGCAGGAGTCCGTCAAGGCAAAGAGGTACCAGGGTTGCTTTGCTATTTCTCAATTACTTTGCAACGCGTCTGTGCAGCATCAGCGCTGCAGATGAGCGCATCTTGCTATCTACAGTGCACTGCATGGGATGTTGATGCCGACTGATAATGCAAGTGTGTCGCATCACACATGTATGTGTAAGCATCAGACATGTATAATAGTTGTGTGTCAGCATCAGACATGTATAACAGTTGTGTGTCAGCATCAGACATGTATAACAGTTGTGTGTCACATCACACATGTATAATAGTTGTGTGTCGCATCACACATGTATAACAGTTGTGTGTCAGCATCAGACATGTATAATAGTTGTGTGTCACATCCCACATGTATAATAGTTGTGTGTCAGCATCAGACATGTATAATAGTTGTGTGTCACATCACACATGTATAATAGTTGTGTGTCACATCACACATGTATAATAGTTGTGTGTCGCATCACACATGTATAATAGTTGTGTGTCAGCATCAGACATGTATAACAGTTGTGTGTCAGCATCAGACATGTATAATAGTTGTGTGTCAGCATCAGACATGTAAATATCTGTGAGTCATTGTTAGATATTGGCAATAGAAGTGTATTAGCATCAGGAATTTACAATAGAAGCATGCTAGTCTTAGAAACTGAACTATGATGTCCTcttcagttaaaaataaaaatgcatgattGATCATGACCAGCTACATGTTTCTATTTGcaatatattatatttgtatatagAACTTTGTATTAAGAAACCAGACTTTACTGTAATTGATTACAAaggaaatatgaaaaaaaaaaaaaaagatagaatttcattttgaatcagctggatcttttgaaatgttttcttgAATTGTTTCCATTATTCAGAGTCATGGATTAAGCTTGTCTACCTGTAATGTAACACAAACTAATGCATGAAATGTGTATAGGATCAGGTTTTTAACAAAGTATTTTGCAATGAGCATAGCTGCATTTTATATTAACCTGGCGACAGTTACCAAAGTAATGACAGAGTTCTCTGTTACAGAGCGGTCTAAGTACAGAGTGGTGTGTCATTATCTCAGTTATAACTGTTACTAATGAATCGAGCTGGGgtagtaataaataatacaaaatgaactgGTAATGTCTTAATAACATTAAGAATTACAGGTAATGTTTCCCAGTTGATATAAAGCATTTACTGAAATGTTACAGTATGTGTATTTACATGAAAGCAATCAATAAAGCTGCATGTTTAGACCTCATCCAAGCTCTACACTGTACAGTCAATAAAGCTGCATGTTTAGACCTCATCCGAGCTCTACACTGTACAGTCAATAAAGCTGCATGTTTAGACCTCATCCGAGCTCTACACTGTACAGTCAATAAAGCTGCATGTTTAGACCTCATCCGAGCTCTACACTGTACAGTCCTGTCAATCACACGAGGCTTTTCCTTTTAAAAGATCTGGATACAATAAAAAGACATCCCAGTGTGAGAACTTTCATCTGACATTACATCCCATGATGAACATTTGAACACAATTAAGGTACAGGGGAATATTGTTCATGAGTGTGGAGTTACATACAGTATTGAAtgtacaaccttttttttttttttgtcagtgctTTTTTCCTACAAAAATGTTTGAAATAAGCATGGAAGACTGGTCAAACCAAGCACAAAGAAATACAAGTGACACTTTTCCAACCTGTCTCAACATTCAATCTGCAACACCCTCTGATGTTTACTTAGACTATATGCACTAAGGCTAGGTCTAGCTTTATAATTATTCTCCCTTCATCTCAAACCACTCAATGAAGAATATAATCTTGAATTCATAGGAAACTGTTGTTCGgcgagtgccttcatcagtgcggCTGGAGAATTCAAGAATTTACTAATATTTTTGGACTGAATAGAAACCAATTTTTGACTTTGGACATGGACTGAAATGGTATTTCtgcattggattttttttttttaaatgagaacatAAAAaatggcttgtttttttttaaaaaaagttttgtttttcattttcagaagTCATATGGAAAAGAGGAGGTGCAACACAGCTACCTGCGTGACGCAACGCTTAGCGGACTTCCTCGTCCGATCCAGCAACAGCATCGGCGCGGTCTACACGCCGACTAACGTGGGCTCCAACACGTATGGAAAGAGGGCCGGACTGGCTCCACTCAGCAGAGAAACTCTGAAATATATACCGTTTTAGGACACGGCGTAGTCATGGAAATCAATTGTAGTtttctgtacaaaacaaaaataaatgtagttgTTTTTAAACTCTAAACTACCAGTGCCTTTTTTGGAGTGACGTGTCTGGTTAAGActactgtatttgtgtttttaagtgTACACTGTTTATAAATTGACTGCATTTCATTTCACTTCTTGATTAAGCATTTAGAATTGTAAAAAATTGGCGGAGGGGAGGGGGTCCAAATTAAAAGAGCTGtattaatcaattttttttttaaattaaagaaattgaaaatacataatttgtgtgctTATCATTATCAATACATTCAGCGATAAATATAtgacataaaaatatataaattgtagGTCAGACTTAAAAAGCTTTTGATAATGTCAATATCTTTATTCAACATGTTGAAGCACAGCAGCTACTGTTAAAGGGTTGTAGAAAAAAACGAACACAGAGGAATCGCTCAATTCTGAAGAACAAAGGGTTTGAGTCAAATGAGCTTCGTAATGAGCTGGTCACAGTGACGGAGTCCAGTGCATTCAGGTATTACACAATGTGCGCTGCACCACACAAGTGAGGCGTGCTGGCATAACAACATGAAATAGGCCTAGACAAAAATATTCATTAAACATTTAACATCTGTAAATTAGAAAACAAGTTGAATCCGCGTGCATTATCAATGCAAAGCAACAAACACAGCGAGCGCTTTCCTGTGCAATGCTGTATGCAGCCCCGAACAAGCCTTTTCTACTCAGTACCCTGCCCCTCagtaaaacaacaacagcaacaaatcCCTGCTTTTAAAACGGTGTACGTACAGTACAGAACACAAAACTATTGCTATGAAACACAGGCCTGAACaggtgcaaaataaatacaaaactacaCTATGGGCAACATTCTCAGGAAAAACATTGCTGTCTCTTCCAATTGTAATGTGTTTGACAGATTGGTGTTTGACATTATCAAACCCTTTTGTTAATGAATGGATTCCGTTACCCTTCCTAGCCTCGCTCAGCTGGTTTGTTGCAATATGTTATCACAGTAATAATGAGCTGTTAGCATGCGCAAATGAAGTAGTGCTTATTTACACTGAGCTTTCTGACA
The sequence above is a segment of the Acipenser ruthenus chromosome 7, fAciRut3.2 maternal haplotype, whole genome shotgun sequence genome. Coding sequences within it:
- the LOC117414811 gene encoding islet amyloid polypeptide-like, encoding MCYLRLSTVLIVLSMTLNCLSATTANREQSDVRPGRESWLLPGFAKNSFISLTATEPEQESVKAKRSHMEKRRCNTATCVTQRLADFLVRSSNSIGAVYTPTNVGSNTYGKRAGLAPLSRETLKYIPF